One genomic window of Scylla paramamosain isolate STU-SP2022 chromosome 20, ASM3559412v1, whole genome shotgun sequence includes the following:
- the LOC135110582 gene encoding uncharacterized protein LOC135110582 isoform X2, whose protein sequence is MEEEEEGRSAYLQFSPPCQFDDFYDSAWLSVVLLVCPCGFWNDLTSPLLAGNRRVIKAMERTEAACAGSASGSVVMLLMAVVVVGVPAADLGEACPDSGWINRDGADNWLPSFSEEVTIPSEHVPSATVLTWADLRKEARKDDLELPQDGLPLPILTCRTRDVACQHEKISNHSCMMALQEDQEEKKGKED, encoded by the exons atggaggaggaggaggaggggaggagtgcaTACCTTCAGTTCTCCCCACCTTGTCAGTTCGACGACTTTTACGACTCAGCGTGGTTGTCCGTGGTGCTGCTCGTGTGTCCCTGTGGCTTCTGGAACGACCTGACGAGCCCCTTGTTAGCTGGGAACAGACGAGTAATTAAG GCCATGGAGAGGACGGAGGCGGCGTGTGCAGGATCGGCGTCAGGGTCAGTGGTGATGCTACtgatggctgtggtggtggtgggcgtgccGGCAGCAGATCTTGGTGAGGCGTGCCCGGACAGCGGCTGGATTAACCGTGACGGGGCGGACAACTGGTTACCCTCCTTCTCTG AAGAGGTGACCATACCCAGTGAACATGTCCCCTCTGCTACTGTCCTGACATGGGCAGACCTCAGGAAGGAGGCACGCAAAGATGATTTGGAACTGCCCCAGGATGGTCTTCCTTTGCCAATACTGACTTGCCGCACCCGTGACGTCGCCTGCCAGCACGAGAAGATCTCCAACCACTCCTGCATGATG GCACTGCAGGAGGaccaagaagagaagaaagggaaggaggactaG
- the LOC135110582 gene encoding uncharacterized protein LOC135110582 isoform X1, which translates to MEEEEEGRSAYLQFSPPCQFDDFYDSAWLSVVLLVCPCGFWNDLTSPLLAGNRRVIKAMERTEAACAGSASGSVVMLLMAVVVVGVPAADLGEACPDSGWINRDGADNWLPSFSEEVTIPSEHVPSATVLTWADLRKEARKDDLELPQDGLPLPILTCRTRDVACQHEKISNHSCMMVRQRALCVAVGGMCGSVMVTTREPMNCCCTRNNTINVSLLETCLITLEGTAGGPRREEREGGLGERRGGKEHILSSEGSAVPSLQREPPDTDHHEALDNTTSSERVESGGELTEGRREEIERSGGRHCRPRLPFRWGSLSAHQKPSL; encoded by the exons atggaggaggaggaggaggggaggagtgcaTACCTTCAGTTCTCCCCACCTTGTCAGTTCGACGACTTTTACGACTCAGCGTGGTTGTCCGTGGTGCTGCTCGTGTGTCCCTGTGGCTTCTGGAACGACCTGACGAGCCCCTTGTTAGCTGGGAACAGACGAGTAATTAAG GCCATGGAGAGGACGGAGGCGGCGTGTGCAGGATCGGCGTCAGGGTCAGTGGTGATGCTACtgatggctgtggtggtggtgggcgtgccGGCAGCAGATCTTGGTGAGGCGTGCCCGGACAGCGGCTGGATTAACCGTGACGGGGCGGACAACTGGTTACCCTCCTTCTCTG AAGAGGTGACCATACCCAGTGAACATGTCCCCTCTGCTACTGTCCTGACATGGGCAGACCTCAGGAAGGAGGCACGCAAAGATGATTTGGAACTGCCCCAGGATGGTCTTCCTTTGCCAATACTGACTTGCCGCACCCGTGACGTCGCCTGCCAGCACGAGAAGATCTCCAACCACTCCTGCATGATGGTGAGGCAGCGAGCCCTGTGCGTGGCAGTGGGCGGGATGTGTGGGTCTGTGATGGTCACCACTAGGGAGCCAATGAATTGTTGCTGTACGAGAAATAATACTATCAACGTAAGTCTGTTGGAAACTTGTCTGATAACCCTAGAAGGCACTGCAGGAGGaccaagaagagaagaaagggaaggaggactaGGGGAGCGacgaggagggaaagaacaCATCCTGTCCTCTGAAGGATCCGCCGTGCCGTCATTGCAAAGAGAGCCGCCGGACACTGATCATCACGAGGCGCTGGACAACACGACCAGCAGCGAGCGCGTGGAGAGCGGCGGGGAGCTTACTGAGGGAAGACGTGAAGAAATCGAGCGTTCTGGAGGACGTCATTGCCgccctcgtcttccttttcgttGGGGCAGTCTTAGTGCTCATCAAAAGCCGAGTCTTTag
- the LOC135110581 gene encoding uncharacterized protein LOC135110581, with translation MEDDIRRRIRVLMMSLRYQNWWHSFINPIDYRPELYTELEVKDDLVITFGYRGSSVKVPLVLFCSISMKLQTTLLTRPRRGLSISLKGEDAYPFWWLRSFLEHKTPLPDVRGTALVMLMAHKYDIPGLVGMSRTRLRIFLSIENFPHVFNAAHVTEDDELLQECGHMIAAWTDELLSLPNLSVLSKGAMMSLLEHRRLSPSSELKVFNAIIYWWSNSGRRSYEDLSFLDDLRCCLDKVRYLRMTEQEFKQHVLPSGVIPFEDVEVMLQMMLGERERRRGLAYYIHNPELQGAPRPNPPKIVRFGLRIEDATPRELKLVYKRDEDDRYIAWFTVDKACLVRRISSLSIMDQGNGMLTLTNKHGFIATGLWEHCACTFERPVLLQPHRAYDLIYQSTTGRSDEDCTVNIKKTIGGVTFQGLLYTAYLTIEFIRSPSESESASDSSEPTDHSSTDESDSIEVIHEAEAMMAALQVGEQPPAPPPAPPPAPPPAAPPGAPGAPGASAAPAASAAPAPSAGPGASAGPGASAGPGASAGPGASAASAASAPSAASAPSAAPGASAAPGASAPPAPPGASAPPGASAPPAPPGASAPPGASAPPAPPGASAPPAPPGASAPPAPPGASASPGASAPPGTLAPPGAPAAATGTAPRRGTEAQRNGSQKSRGSRQPPGGRMRVTKRDWLTTSQTKYAYCARR, from the exons ATGGAGGATGATATAAGAAGGAG GATCAGGGTCCTTATGATGTCCCTGCGGTACCAGAACTGGTGGCACAGCTTTATCAACCCCATCGACTACCGTCCCGAATTATACACGGAGCTGGAGGTGAAGGACGACCTCGTGATAACTTTCGGCTACCGCGGCAGCAGCGTGAAG GTGCCTTTGGTGCTGTTCTGTTCAATTTCAATGAAGTTGCAGACGACATTACTCACCAGACCACGTCGGGGCCTGAGCATCAGCCTCAAAGGGGAAGATGCTTATCCTTTCTGGTGGCTGAGGTCCTTCCTGGAACACAAGACGCCGCTGCCGGATGTGCGGGGGACGGCACTCGTGATGCTCATGGCGCACAAATACGACATCCCGGGACTCGTCGGCATGAGTCGCACC AGACTCCGTATCTTCCTCAGCATTGAGAACTTTCCCCACGTGTTCAACGCCGCACATGTAACTGAAGATGACGAGCTGCTGCAGGAGTGTGGCCAC ATGATCGCAGCGTGGACGGACGAGCTGCTTTCCTTGCCCAATTTATCGGTCTTAAGCAAGGGGGCAATGATGAGTCTGCTTGAGCATCGCAGGCTGTCTCCTTCCTCGGAGCTAAAAGTATTCAATGCCATCATTTACTG GTGGAGCAACAGTGGCAGGAGAAGTTACGAGGACCTGAGTTTCCTGGATGACTTACGCTGTTGCTTGGATAAAGTGAGATATCTACGAATGACTGAGCAAGAGTTCAAACAACACGTGCTTCCTTCTGGAGTGATTCCTTTCGAGGACGTGGAGGTGATGCTGCAGATGATGCTAGGAGAGCGGGAGAGGAGGCGTGGCCTTGCATATTACATCCACAACCCTGAGTTGCAGGGAGCACCGCGCCCCAATCCTCCGAAAATTGTTCGTTTCGGTTTAAGAATTGAGGATGCTACTCCCCGTGAGCTGAAACTAGTGTACAAAAGGGATGAAGACGACCGGTACATCGCCTGGTTCACAGTGGACAAAGCATGCCTTGTTCGACggatttcctctctttccatcatGGATCAAGGCAACGGGATGTTGACTCTGACAAATAAGCACGGCTTCATAGCAACGGGACTGTGGGAGCACTGCGCCTGTACCTTCGAGCGCCCGGTATTACTGCAACCACACCGAGCATATGACTTAATTTATCAAAGTACTACTGGACGAAGCGACGAGGATTGCACGGTGAACATAAAGAAAACCATAGGTGGTGTAACATTCCAAGGGTTACTGTATACCGCATATCTCACCATAGAGTTCATTAGAAGTCcttctgaatctgaatctgcaTCAGATTCATCAGAGCCCACAGACCACTCGAGCACTGACGAGTCGGACTCGATAGAGGTCATTCACGAGGCTGAGGCCATGATGGCTGCCCTTCAGGTTGGTGAacagccaccagcaccaccaccagcaccaccaccagcaccgccaccagctGCACCGCCGGGAGCGCCGGGAGCGCCGGGAGCGTCGGCAGCGCCGGCAGCGTCGGCAGCGCCGGCACCGTCGGCAGGGCCGGGAGCGTCGGCAGGGCCGGGAGCGTCGGCAGGGCCGGGAGCGTCGGCAGGGCCGGGAGCGTCGGCAGCGTCGGCAGCGTCGGCACCGTCGGCAGCGTCGGCACCGTCGGCAGCGCCGGGAGCGTCGGCAGCGCCGGGAGCATCGGCACCGCCGGCACCGCCGGGAGCGTCGGCACCGCCGGGAGCGTCGGCACCGCCGGCACCGCCGGGAGCGTCGGCACCGCCGGGAGCGTCGGCACCGCCGGCACCGCCGGGAGCGTCGGCACCGCCGGCACCGCCGGGAGCGTCGGCACCGCCGGCACCGCCGGGAGCGTCGGCATCACCGGGAGCGTCGGCACCGCCGGGAACGCTGGCACCGCCGGGAGCGCCGGCAGCAGCAACGGGAACCGCTCCGAGAAGAGGAACCGAAGCACAGAGAAATGGAAGTCAAAAGAGTCGAGGCAGCAGGCAGCCGCCAGGGGGACGAATGAGAGTGACGAAGAGGGACTGGTTGACAACAAGCCAAACCAAGTACGCATACTGCGCGAGGCGTTGA